The Acidobacteriota bacterium DNA window CGGGCCACCAAGCGGCAAATGCAACTGATGATCCGGTCGACGCTCGGTCTGAATACGATTCCGGAACCGGACGATGCCGCGGATGCCCTGGCCACGGCCCTATGCCATTGCCGGACGCTTGGCAGCAGAGAGGCGGTCCTGCCGTGATCAGTCGTTTGCGAGGCACTCTTGTGCAGGTGCATGACCAGCACGCGCTGGTTGAAAACGGCGGTTTGTACTACGAAGTGCTTCTGCCGTCGGCCCTGGCCGACCGCCTCAGGAACGATGGGCACGTCAGTCACGAGATCGTTTTTGAGACGATTTACTATATCGAAGCGGGTGACAGGAAATCCAGCCATTTTCCGCGTCTCGTGGGCTTTACCGATCCGATCGATCGTGAGTTCTTTTCGCTGTTCACTCAGGTGCCGGGCCTCGGCGTGAAGAAGGCTCTCAAGTCGCTTATCATACCTATCAGCGATATCGCAACGGCGATTGAAGGCAAAGATGCCGCCTGTCTGTGTCGGCTTCCCGGTGTGGGAGGTCGGCTGGCCGAAAAGATTATCGCCGAACTCAACGGCAAGACGGCCAAGTTTGCCCTGTCGAAGGTGCGTGAGCCGTTAGCCGCAAGCGAACAGCGCCCCGTCCCGCTGGCTGAAGACGCACTGGAGGTCCTGTTGCAGCTTCAGTACGGTCGGCGCGAGGCCCAGGAAATGATCCGTGAGGCGATGCAGGCAAACCAGACAATACGGAGTGCGGAACAGCTTATCACTGAGATCTTCAGGAACGAACGGCAGGCGAAGGTCAAGTCCTGATGACGCGCGATCGCATAGTATCCGGCACGCAGCTTACACCGCAAGAAGACCTCACGCAATTCTCTCTGCGCCCGAAGGTGCTCAATGAATATATAGGTCAGCAGGAGTTACGCGAGAAACTTGAAGTATTACTTCAGGCCGCAAAGGGGCGAGGCGAGCCAATCGAGCACGTGCTGCTCTACGGCCCCCCGGGGCTGGGCAAGACCACTCTGGCACACATCATAGCGCGCGAGATGGGCGCCCGGATTGTCTCGACCTCAGGGCCCGCGCTGCAGCGAACCGGCGATCTGATGGGCATTCTGACCAACCTTGCAGCCGGTGACGTTCTTTTCATCGATGAGATCCATCGGCTCTCCTCGGTCATCGAGGAGTTCATTTACCCGGCGATGGAAGACTTCAAGGTGGATTTCGTCGTTGACAAGGGTGCTTTTGCAAAAGTCATCAACATTCCGCTGAACCGGTTTACGCTGGTGGGTGCGACCACGCGCGCCGGTATGCTGACAGCTCCGCTGAGAGACCGGTTCGGCCTGTACTACCATATCGACTTCTACCCGCCTGAGGATCTCGAAGAGATAGTGATGCGCTCGGCCGGGCTTCTGGAGATCGAGATTGACCGCGAGGCCGCGCGGGTGATTTCACGGCGGTCCCGCGGTACGCCGCGCATCGCCAACCGACTGCTGCGGCGGGTGCGTGATTTTGCCGCGGTGAAGGCGGACGGTTTGACGAACGCCAAGATCGCTGAACAAGCCCTGGATGCCGAGGGGGTGGACTCGGCCGGCCTGGACAACCTTGACCGAAAGCTCCTTCGGGTTATTATTGACTACTACAAGGGCGGTCCGGTCGGGATCGAAGCCCTTGCCGCTACGCTCAGTGAAGAAGCGGACACGCTGGTGGACATGGTGGAGCCGTACCTGCTCAAGATAGGTTTTGTGCAGCGGACCAGGCGCGGTCGGGTGGCATCGGAAGACGCGGCCCGGCACCTCGGGTCACAGCTTCCTTCGGCCGGTACGCAGCAACGCCTGTTCTGAAGTTTGATGAGAATCACGCTGGTGACAACTACAGGCTGTATTATTCCGGCCGGGGAATTGCGCCGCGCTTGATGAATTTGTGCTCAACTGGACCGACACGGGGAGATAAACTCGCTGATGGCAAATGAGGATTTCAAGCTGCTGATACAGTCGCTCGGCGGGCGGCTGACAAAGGGTAGCGAAGATGGCGTGGCAGTGGTGCACGTGCTGATGACTGAGACGGTGAAGTTCCGGGACAAGCTCAAAGAGGAAACCGGCGAAATCCTGACCGTCGGGGATACCCGCGTCGCGCTCGATGCCCTGGAATGCCGACTTAACGGAAAACCTCTCCCGGAAGGTCTGACACCGGAACAGGCGGCCCTGGCCCAGATATATGTTGACCGGCTTACCTTGTTCAAGGGCTGAAGAGCTTGATCGACGGAAATCGGGTGTTCGATGCTCGACCAGATCGGCAAAGTCCTGATCGTCGCCGGAGCGGTGATCGCGCTGTTCGGGCTGGTCCTGTTGCTGGCCGGGCGCGTTCCGTTTTTCGGCAAGCTGCCCGGCGATCTCGTGTTCCGCGGCAGGCACGTTACGATCTATGTCCCGCTTGTGACCATGCTGCTGATCTCGCTGGCGGTCACGATCCTTCTTAACCTTTTCGGTCGGGGACGGTGAGCGGGCGTGGAACTGTCCCTTTTTGACTATCACCTGCCAAAAGAACTGATCGCACAGTTTCCGTCGGGACGGCGAGATCAGTCGCGTCTGCTCGCGTATGATCGGAACGGCGGCCGGATAGACCATCTGAAGTTCCGCCGCCTCGTCTCGTTTCCGAAAAAGGGGGACGCCCTCGTTGTGAACAATACGAAAGTGTTCAAAGCGCGGCTTCTGGGCAGGCGGAAAACCGGAGGACGGGTTGAGACCCTTCTTGTGCGGAAAGCTGCCGGGCGTGCAGGTGAGGTATGGGAAGCACTCCTCAAGCCTTCAAGCCGCCTGTCTGAGGGTGAGGAAGTTCTATTCGGAGAAGGTGATCACCTGCTGCTCCAGGCTGATGTCGGGGGCGGGCGCTGGCTGGTTCATTTCGCGTCCGGGGCCGTTCGAGAGCGAATCATCCGCCGGTATGGTCATGTCCCGTTGCCGCCGTATATCGCCCGCCAGGACCGGCCCTCGGATATCCGGCGTTACCAGACCCTGTTTGCGGCCGGAGACCGGGTGGGGGCCATCGCTGCTCCTACGGCCGGGTTTCACTTTACGCGGCCGATTCTCCGGGCGCTTGAAGCCAAAGGGGTCAGGATTGTCGAACTGACGCTGCACGTGGGGCCGGGCACTTTCAAGCCCATCCAGTGCCGGGATATTGGCGATCACGTCGTCGATCCGGAGATGGCCGAGCTGTCGTCGTCGTCGGCGACGGTCTTGAACCGTGTACGCGCGGCAGGGGGCGCCGTCTACGCGGTCGGGACCACCGCCGTCAGAACGCTGGAGTCGGCCAGGCTGGTCGGCGGGAGACTTCAGCCGTTCGGCGGGATGGTTGACCTTTACATCAAGCCGGGGTTCCGGTTTCGGGTGGTGGATCATCTGATCACCAATTTCCACCTGCCCCAGTCGTCGCTGCTGGTGCTGGTGGCGGCCTTTGCAGGGCGCGAACAGATTCTCAGCGTCTATCGTGAAGCCATCAAGCAGCGGTATCGTTTCTACAGCTACGGTGACGCCATGCTGATCTTATAATTAGCTTTGCCGCTAATTCCGTCCGCCCTATATTCAAACGCGATGAACGTCACGGCACTAATTGTAGCCGCCGGGAAGTCCGAACGCTTCGGCGGCGCCGCGCCCAAGCAGTTTCGGGAGCTCTGCGGCCGGCCTCTCCTGACCTGGACGATCAGCCGCTTCGAAACGGCCTCGTCGATTGACCGGATTGTCCTTGTTGTCTCGGAAGAGCACCTGCTTTTCGCCGGTGAGAAGGTCGTGGATCCTTACGGTTTTTCAAAGGTTATCAAGATTGTCAAGGGAGGTGACACGCGGCAGGAGTCGGTGCGGCTCGGTCTGGAGTCCCTGCCCGTCTCGACCCGGTTCGTGGCCATACATGACGGCGCTCGGCCCGTCGTTTCCCCGCGTGATATCGACCGCGTGGTGGAAGCAGCAACGGTCGACCGTGCAGCCATGCTGGCGCTGCCCGCCGGTGACACGGTCAAGCGAGTGCGGGATAAGCTGGTCATCAGTACTCTCGACAGGGATTCACTGTACCTGGCACAGACGCCGCAGGTGTTTCAATACGACCTGATTGTCTCGGCCCACCGGGAGTTCAGCGAGAGTGACGCGGCCACTGACGACGCGGCGCTCGTTGAAAGGAAAGGCTTCAAGGTGCGCGTGGTGGAACCCGAAAGCCCGAACATCAAAGTGACGACACCGGAGGACCTGGTCGCGGCGTCGGCCTTCCTGCAGGAGGAAGGGCATGAGTGAACTGCGTATAGGGCAGGGTTTCGATATTCACCGTCTGGTGGCCGGCCGGGACCTGGTGATCGGCGGCATCCGGATCGACTTTGAAAAAGGGCTCGAGGGCCACAGTGATGCCGACGTTCTGTTGCACGCCATTATTGACGCCCTTCTGGGGGCGGCCGGCCTGCCCGACATAGGCCGCCAGTTTCCGCCGAGCGACCCCGCATACCGAAATGCCGACTCCGCGGAACTGCTCGGCACCGTGGTTTCTCTCGTCCGCCGGGCCGGGTACAAGGCCATCATCAACGTGGACAGCACCATACTGGCGGAGAGGCCGGCCATGCATCCGCACGTTCCGGCCATGAAGGAGAAGATCGCCCGGGTGCTGGACGTGGCTGAAGACCGAATAAGTATCAAGGCCACGACGTGCGAGCGCCTGGGTGCGGTCGGCCGAGAGGAAGGAATAGCCGCCCTGGCAGTCTGTCTGATCGCGCGCGATGAATGATTCCCTGGTCCATATCAACGAGTATCTCGACCTGCTGTTCGCTTACGGGCCGGTGTGGGTCTATGTCGTAGTTTTCTCGGCTTGCTTTGTCGAGAACCTGTTTCCACCTTTTCCCGGTGACACTTTCATTTTAGCCGGTGGCGGCCTGGTCGCGGTGGGGCGGCTTGACCTGGCCTTGTGCCTTCTGTCGGTTATCTCCGGGGGGTTGTGCTCGGTCATGTTGCTGTACGTGTTAGGGCGGAAATACGGGCGCAGTTTTTTTATCAGGAAGGACTATCGGTACTTCTCGGCGTCCGATATATACCGTATGGAGTCGGGCTTTCGACGCTGGGGTGTGTTGCTGCTGGTGTTTTCGCGGTTTGTGGTCGGAGCCCGTTCAGCCCTGGCACTCGTGGCCGGGATAGGCCGTTACCCGGTGCTCGGGATGTTCATGTATTCGCTGATATCCTACTTTTTGTTTACCGGACTGGTCATGTATATTGCCCTCGTGCTGGTCGAGAACATCGAGGCTGTAGCCGGATACTTCAGGACGTACGAACTCGTAATCTGGCCGATACTGATCGTCCTGGTTATCGTGTGGGTGGTGCGAAGAATCGGGAAACGCAGGAAAGCGGGTGCGGCGTGAGGGTTCTGTTGCTGGCCGGGGGCACGTCGAGCGAACGGGAGGTCTCGATGACCACCGGGAAAGCCATACATGAGTCACTGCGCCGCCAGGGCCATGAAGTGCTGGCTATCGATCCCGCCTCCGGCAGGACGCTGCTGGACCATGACGGGAAATTCCTCGAAGACCCGGAGGCCGGGCGGTCGCAGGCAGGCTCGGCCGTGGCGGTGCGGCCGACGGCGCTGGTGACCGGTCTGAACAGGGAAGAGTACGATAACATAGACCTGGTCTTTCTTGCGCTCCACGGGGGCACCGGTGAGAACGGTTCCATTCAGAACCTGCTTGAGCTCTCGGGCAAGCGATTCACCGGGTCATCCATGGTCGCTTCGGCCATTGCCATGAACAAGGCCGTCTCCAAACGCCTGTTCAGTTCGGTGGGTGTCGCCACGCCGGAGTGGGAACTTTACAGCCTGAAACGGGATGACTCCGTCGAGGAGTTGTCCGAAGCCATAATCGAGGACTTTAACTTTCCGGTGATCGTCAAGCCCAACGCCAGTGGGTCGACGGTTGGTCTCACAAAAGTGGACGGTCCGGAGGGGCTGGCCGGGGCGCTTAAGCGCGCCGCCGCTGAAGGCCGGGATATTCTGGTGGAACGCTATATCAAGGGGCGCGAGATTACCGTCGCCGTACTTGACGGCCACGCCTTCCCGGTGGTCGAAATCATTCCCAAGAACGAGTTATACGACTACGAGGCCAAGTACACCAAGGGGAAATCGGAATACGTGGCGCCGGCGATAATCGCGGAGAGCCTGAGCCGCCAGGTCCGCAATGCGGCAGTCGCCGTCTATCAAGCCATCGGTGCCTCGGGGCTGGCGCGTGTAGACTTCGTGCTGGCCGAGCCCGATACGTATTACTGTCTTGAGTTGAATACACTTCCCGGAATGACCGGTCTGTCCCTTGCCCCCATGGCTGCCGGCTGCGAAGGCATCAGCTTTGACGAGCTTGTCACCATGATTATCAAGTCAGCTTTGAAACGGTCCCATTGACTACCTGTGCAGAAGCTTGAACCCAAAGCGATAATCTTCGATCTCGGCTCCACCCTTATCGAGTACGAGGCCGTACCGTGGGATGAGTTGAGCGCCGTCTGCGTGGCCGCGGCCCGGACGGAGCTGGTGCGCAAGGGAATCTCCCTTCCCGGTCAGGAGGAATTCATCGCTGCCTTCGATCAGGTACGGCAGGCGTATCGGGAGCGGGCGCAGAGTGACCTGACGGAATGGAACGTGCTGCAGGTGGCCGCAGGGCTGTTTGAGGCGATCGGTGTCCGGTACGACGAGCCTTTGCTTCAGGTCTTCTTTGATGCCTACTACGTGCCCGTGGGCGAGCAACTTTTCGCCTTCGAGGACACGGTGCCCACTCTGCAGACGTTGAGGGGACAGTTCCCGGTCATCGGTCTGGTTTCCAACACCGTTTTTCCCGAGGAAGCGCATCTGCGGGAACTGGACCGCTTCGGGATCAGCCCGTATCTGGATTTCACGTTGTTCAGTTCCACCTTCAAGCTCAGAAAGCCGCATCCGGACATTTTCTACCGGGCGGCCAATCTGGCGGGCTACGCGCCGTCCGAATGCGTCTACGTCGGTGATCGCTACGTCGAGGACGTCCAGGGGCCGAACGCGGTCGGTATGCCGGCGGTTCTCAAGGTCAAGCCGGGGCGAGTCTATCCGGACGACATGCCCGCTGCCGTGCGGAGGATTGACACGCTTTCGGGACTGCTTGAACACCTCGAAAACGGGGTGGACTGAGTACCCCTGCCTGAGTATATTCCGTCTTACCGCCCGATGGGGTTAATGATGATGGTTTTTGACTGGCTGAGGTGAAACTTTGGATAAGACTGAACTGCTGCTCAAGGAGATTACGGAGGCCAACGGCGTCTCCGGGTATGAGGGGGAAGTCCGCAAGATCATGGCCCGCGAATTCAAGGGCCATGTAGACGAGATTGAGTACGACAAGCTGGGCTCGATCATGGGGGTCAAAAAGGGTACCGACGCGTCGCCGCGTGTGATGGTCGTGGGGCACCTGGATGAGATCGGGTTCATGGTCAAGGAAATTACGGCCGAGGGGTACATCCGGTTCCTGCCGCTTGGCGGTTGGTGGGGGCACGTAGCACTCGGGCAGCGGATGCGAATTATCACCTCTCGCGGGCCGGTGATCGGGGTGGTGGGAACCACTCCGCCACACTTGCTGACCGCCAAGGACAGAGAGAAGGTGGTAGAGGTCAAGGACATGTTCATAGACGTCGGCGCCCAGGAGAAGTTCGACGTCAAAAAGAAACTGCATATCAAGCTGGGCGACCCGATTGTCCCGGACAGTCTGTTTACCGTCATGGGTAACAGGAAAATGTATATGTCCAAGGCCTTTGACAATCGGGTGGCGTGCGCCATCACCATCGAGGTGATGCGGAAACTGGATCGGGTCAGGCATGCCAATACAGTGCTCGGTTGCGGTTCCGTACAGGAGGAAGTGGGGCTGCGCGGCGCCCAGACGCTGGCGCACATGGCCGAGCCCGACGTTTGCATAGTTTGCGACACCGGTGTGGCCCAGGACGTGCCGCCGGACGGTTTCAAGAAGGAGGAAAAGCTGGGCGCCGGGCCGTGCATCCTGCTGTACGACGCCAGGATGATTCCGAACACCGGCCTGCGGGATTTGTCCATCGCGACGGCCAGGGCGAACAAAATCCCCTACCACCTGTCGTACATGGAGCGCGGCGCCACCGACGGCGGCCCGGTCCATCTCAGCCGCAGCGGTGTGCCGTCAATCGTTATCGGCCCGCCGGTGCGCTACGTGCACAGCCATAATGGAATACTCAATCGATCCGATTATGACAATAGTATCAGGCTCATCGTTGAGCTGATCAAGAAGCTCGACGCCAAGACAGTGCGCTCGCTAACCAGGGACTAAGATGCCATGGCTCTCGTATTCAAGAACAGTCTGACCGGCGCAAGGGAAGAGTTCGTTTCGATCACTCCCGGGAAAGTGAAGATGTATACATGCGGCCCGACGATATACGGTTACGCGCACATAGGCAACATGCGGACGTTCGTGTTCGAGGATCTCCTGCGGCGCTACCTGAAGTACAAGGGATACGAGGTTACGCAGGTGATGAACATTACCGACGTTGATGATAAGACTATCCGTGACAGCCAGGCCAAGGGCGTGACGCTGGCCGAGTATACCAAGCCGTTTGCGGAGGCGTTCTTCGGGGATATCGACGCGTTGAGGATTGAACGCGCCGAACACTATCCGGCCGCGACGGCGCACGTTCCGGAGATGGTCGAGATCGTAAGGAAGCTGGTGGAAAGAGGGCTGGCCTACGAGATCGACGGCGACTACTACTTCAGGATATCCGAGTTTCCTGACTACGGCAGGCTGGGGAACGTTGACGTCAAGGGGCTCAAAGCCGGCGCCCGGGTGGCTGCGGACGAGTACGAGAAAGATTCGGTGTCCGATTTCGCCCTCTGGAAGGCGTGGGACGAGGCGGACGGCGAAGTCTTCTGGGAGACCGAGCTGGGCAGGGGCCGGCCGGGCTGGCACATCGAGTGCTCCGCCATGTCCATGAAATACCTGGGCGATCGTTTCGACATCCACACCGGCGGGGTCGACAATATGTTCCCCCACCACGAGAACGAGATTGCCCAGAATCAGGGTGCCACGGGGCATAAGGTCGTCAACTATTGGCTGCACTCGGAACATCTTCTGGTCGAGGGCCGGAGGATGTCCAAGTCGCTGGGCAATTTCTACACGCTGCCGGATATTCTGGCCAAGGGCTACCCGCCGCTGGCGGTTCGCTACCTGTTGCTGTCCACGTACTA harbors:
- a CDS encoding M42 family metallopeptidase codes for the protein MDKTELLLKEITEANGVSGYEGEVRKIMAREFKGHVDEIEYDKLGSIMGVKKGTDASPRVMVVGHLDEIGFMVKEITAEGYIRFLPLGGWWGHVALGQRMRIITSRGPVIGVVGTTPPHLLTAKDREKVVEVKDMFIDVGAQEKFDVKKKLHIKLGDPIVPDSLFTVMGNRKMYMSKAFDNRVACAITIEVMRKLDRVRHANTVLGCGSVQEEVGLRGAQTLAHMAEPDVCIVCDTGVAQDVPPDGFKKEEKLGAGPCILLYDARMIPNTGLRDLSIATARANKIPYHLSYMERGATDGGPVHLSRSGVPSIVIGPPVRYVHSHNGILNRSDYDNSIRLIVELIKKLDAKTVRSLTRD
- the ruvA gene encoding Holliday junction branch migration protein RuvA → MPLPDAWQQRGGPAVISRLRGTLVQVHDQHALVENGGLYYEVLLPSALADRLRNDGHVSHEIVFETIYYIEAGDRKSSHFPRLVGFTDPIDREFFSLFTQVPGLGVKKALKSLIIPISDIATAIEGKDAACLCRLPGVGGRLAEKIIAELNGKTAKFALSKVREPLAASEQRPVPLAEDALEVLLQLQYGRREAQEMIREAMQANQTIRSAEQLITEIFRNERQAKVKS
- a CDS encoding DUF2905 domain-containing protein — protein: MLDQIGKVLIVAGAVIALFGLVLLLAGRVPFFGKLPGDLVFRGRHVTIYVPLVTMLLISLAVTILLNLFGRGR
- a CDS encoding DedA family protein — its product is MNDSLVHINEYLDLLFAYGPVWVYVVVFSACFVENLFPPFPGDTFILAGGGLVAVGRLDLALCLLSVISGGLCSVMLLYVLGRKYGRSFFIRKDYRYFSASDIYRMESGFRRWGVLLLVFSRFVVGARSALALVAGIGRYPVLGMFMYSLISYFLFTGLVMYIALVLVENIEAVAGYFRTYELVIWPILIVLVIVWVVRRIGKRRKAGAA
- the cysS gene encoding cysteine--tRNA ligase codes for the protein MALVFKNSLTGAREEFVSITPGKVKMYTCGPTIYGYAHIGNMRTFVFEDLLRRYLKYKGYEVTQVMNITDVDDKTIRDSQAKGVTLAEYTKPFAEAFFGDIDALRIERAEHYPAATAHVPEMVEIVRKLVERGLAYEIDGDYYFRISEFPDYGRLGNVDVKGLKAGARVAADEYEKDSVSDFALWKAWDEADGEVFWETELGRGRPGWHIECSAMSMKYLGDRFDIHTGGVDNMFPHHENEIAQNQGATGHKVVNYWLHSEHLLVEGRRMSKSLGNFYTLPDILAKGYPPLAVRYLLLSTYYRQQMNFTFDGLDAARAALERYSDFVANLAAYPGGRSSGEAEGFCKRAEAAFEESLDDDLNISGALGAVFDFVRDINRLKAEDKLGAEERDRALTVIRRFDTVLDLQAEKAVLDSEIEGLIEKRTQARKERDFALADKIRDDLVAMGIVLEDTPQGVRWKRKV
- a CDS encoding HAD family hydrolase, producing the protein MQKLEPKAIIFDLGSTLIEYEAVPWDELSAVCVAAARTELVRKGISLPGQEEFIAAFDQVRQAYRERAQSDLTEWNVLQVAAGLFEAIGVRYDEPLLQVFFDAYYVPVGEQLFAFEDTVPTLQTLRGQFPVIGLVSNTVFPEEAHLRELDRFGISPYLDFTLFSSTFKLRKPHPDIFYRAANLAGYAPSECVYVGDRYVEDVQGPNAVGMPAVLKVKPGRVYPDDMPAAVRRIDTLSGLLEHLENGVD
- the ruvB gene encoding Holliday junction branch migration DNA helicase RuvB, which translates into the protein MTRDRIVSGTQLTPQEDLTQFSLRPKVLNEYIGQQELREKLEVLLQAAKGRGEPIEHVLLYGPPGLGKTTLAHIIAREMGARIVSTSGPALQRTGDLMGILTNLAAGDVLFIDEIHRLSSVIEEFIYPAMEDFKVDFVVDKGAFAKVINIPLNRFTLVGATTRAGMLTAPLRDRFGLYYHIDFYPPEDLEEIVMRSAGLLEIEIDREAARVISRRSRGTPRIANRLLRRVRDFAAVKADGLTNAKIAEQALDAEGVDSAGLDNLDRKLLRVIIDYYKGGPVGIEALAATLSEEADTLVDMVEPYLLKIGFVQRTRRGRVASEDAARHLGSQLPSAGTQQRLF
- the ispF gene encoding 2-C-methyl-D-erythritol 2,4-cyclodiphosphate synthase, whose amino-acid sequence is MSELRIGQGFDIHRLVAGRDLVIGGIRIDFEKGLEGHSDADVLLHAIIDALLGAAGLPDIGRQFPPSDPAYRNADSAELLGTVVSLVRRAGYKAIINVDSTILAERPAMHPHVPAMKEKIARVLDVAEDRISIKATTCERLGAVGREEGIAALAVCLIARDE
- the queA gene encoding tRNA preQ1(34) S-adenosylmethionine ribosyltransferase-isomerase QueA encodes the protein MELSLFDYHLPKELIAQFPSGRRDQSRLLAYDRNGGRIDHLKFRRLVSFPKKGDALVVNNTKVFKARLLGRRKTGGRVETLLVRKAAGRAGEVWEALLKPSSRLSEGEEVLFGEGDHLLLQADVGGGRWLVHFASGAVRERIIRRYGHVPLPPYIARQDRPSDIRRYQTLFAAGDRVGAIAAPTAGFHFTRPILRALEAKGVRIVELTLHVGPGTFKPIQCRDIGDHVVDPEMAELSSSSATVLNRVRAAGGAVYAVGTTAVRTLESARLVGGRLQPFGGMVDLYIKPGFRFRVVDHLITNFHLPQSSLLVLVAAFAGREQILSVYREAIKQRYRFYSYGDAMLIL
- a CDS encoding D-alanine--D-alanine ligase; this encodes MRVLLLAGGTSSEREVSMTTGKAIHESLRRQGHEVLAIDPASGRTLLDHDGKFLEDPEAGRSQAGSAVAVRPTALVTGLNREEYDNIDLVFLALHGGTGENGSIQNLLELSGKRFTGSSMVASAIAMNKAVSKRLFSSVGVATPEWELYSLKRDDSVEELSEAIIEDFNFPVIVKPNASGSTVGLTKVDGPEGLAGALKRAAAEGRDILVERYIKGREITVAVLDGHAFPVVEIIPKNELYDYEAKYTKGKSEYVAPAIIAESLSRQVRNAAVAVYQAIGASGLARVDFVLAEPDTYYCLELNTLPGMTGLSLAPMAAGCEGISFDELVTMIIKSALKRSH
- the ispD gene encoding 2-C-methyl-D-erythritol 4-phosphate cytidylyltransferase — its product is MNVTALIVAAGKSERFGGAAPKQFRELCGRPLLTWTISRFETASSIDRIVLVVSEEHLLFAGEKVVDPYGFSKVIKIVKGGDTRQESVRLGLESLPVSTRFVAIHDGARPVVSPRDIDRVVEAATVDRAAMLALPAGDTVKRVRDKLVISTLDRDSLYLAQTPQVFQYDLIVSAHREFSESDAATDDAALVERKGFKVRVVEPESPNIKVTTPEDLVAASAFLQEEGHE